From the genome of Luteibacter rhizovicinus DSM 16549:
TTCCTCGCCATTCACGCGCAACGTAACCATAGATTTTCCTCGGCTGGTGGGGCGCGAGGGCCCCATTGGCTGACTCACAAACAGGCTGTCAGGTTACGCCGAATATCACGCTTTGCATGCGGCCGGAATCCACGTATTTGGACCAAACCACCGCCGTGGAGGTCAACCCGCTTCGATCAATTCCAGCGCGGACTGACGGCCCAGCGCAAGGATCTCGTCCGACAGGGCCGGCTCGGCCACGGCGCGCGACAGCGACAACGAGCCAACCATCGAGGCGAACACCGCCATCGACAGCGTGCGGCGACGCTTGCCGCGGACCGTATCCGGCAGCGTGCCGGCGATCACATCGACCATCTCGCTGAAGCCCTCGGTGAAGGCGGCCCGGGTCTCGACGGGCCGGCGGCCCATCTCGGCCGACAGTGCCGCGGCGACGCAGCCAGTCTCCGGATGGTCGCGATGGTCCACCGAGAGATACCCGTTGACCAGCGCCCGGTACCCCTCGCCGCGAGAGGCGGCGATGCGCGCGGCCATCCGTTCGGCGGCGCTGCTGGCACCATTGGCGACGCTCTCCCGGACGAGGTCTTCCTTCGACCCGAAGTGGTTGTAGAAACCACCCTGGGTCAGGCCGACGTCGTTCATCAGGCTGACCACGCCGACGGCATCGATACCGTCGGCACGAAAACGTTCGGAGGCGGCTTCGACGATCTTCTGTCGAGTCTGCTCCTTGTGACCTTTCTCGTAACGCATGCTCACTTACTCCCATCGGGGACGTCGTCCCCTGCCCGTGAGCCGATTGTAACCAATCCTTGCGGGTTGAAATGTCGGTTGTCATGGTGCGGTGCGGCGTGTCGCGTACTCGTTGAAATTCACAGCTTTGCTGAAAGTGACGCCGTGCTGCGCTCCGCGCGCAGATGGCCACGGGAAATCAGACATATCCGATATTCGCCGCCAAATGTGGCCGAATACTCTGGTCACGCACTGCCATGGCGCAGCGCATCCAGAAGACATCGCCGCATGGAGGCCAACATGAAGATCCCGCACCACCGGGCGATCCGCCCTACCCTCGCGCTCGCCACACTCGCCGCGCTCGCGGCACCCAGCGTCTCACTTGCGCTGGATTACGATCCGCACCGCACCTATACCGAGAACTGCGTCGTCACCTACAAGAACGACCGCTTCCGGGCCAAGTGGTGGGTGGAAGCCGGTCACACGCCCGCCGAAGTCGATAACGCCGCGAATCCCTGGGATACGCCGTGGGAACGCACCGGGCAGGGATCACCGACCGGCTGTCCCGGCGGCGACCCGGTCGACCCAGGCAAACCGGATCCTGGCCAGCCGGGCCGGGTGTTGCTGAGCGAGCTGCTCGCCGATGAAGCGCGCCTCACCGCCGATGCGCTGATGGCCGCCGTAAGGGCGTCCATTCGCACGCTGGACAACGCCAGCGTGGAAGCCGTGGCGCCCGGACGGTCGCACAATCCGGTCAACGTGCGTCGCGTCGAAGCGATCGTCGACGAAACTCGATTCGACTACCTTTTCCCGCTGCGTGCGCCGGAGTACACCTATCGTGGATTCCTCCAGGCCGTCGCGAAGTTCCCGGCCGTTTGCGACGACTACAAGGACGGTCGCGACGCCGATGCCATCTGCCGCAAGACGCTGGCGACGATGTTCGCGCACTTCGCCCAGGAAACTGGTGCACACGAATCCTGGCGTCCGATCGAGGAATACCGCCAGGCGCTCGCGTATGTACGCGAAATGGGCTGGAACGAGGGTGCACGGGACGGCTACAACGGCGAGTGCAAGGTCGACGGCTGGATTGCCGAGACCTGGCCGTGCGGCACCTACCCGGATGGTGCGTTCAAGAGCTACTTCGGTCGCGGCGCGAAGCAGCTCTCGTACAACTACAACTACGGTCCCTTCTCCGAGGCGATGTACGGCGATGTGGGCTCGCTGCTGGATGCACCAGAGCGTGTGGCGGACACCTGGCTCAACTTCGCCAGCGCGACCTTCTTCTTCACCTACCCGCAGCCGCCCAAGCCGTCGATGTTGCACGTGATCGACGGCACCTGGCATCCCAACGAAGCGGATCGCTCTGCAGGCCTCGTGCCGGGTTTCGGCATAACCACGCAGATCATCAACGGCGGGGTGGAATGCGGCGGTAGCGCCGAACATGCGCAGTCGGCCAATCGCATCACGTATTACCGCGCCTTCGCCGCGACGCTGGGCGTGCCGG
Proteins encoded in this window:
- a CDS encoding TetR/AcrR family transcriptional regulator, with the translated sequence MRYEKGHKEQTRQKIVEAASERFRADGIDAVGVVSLMNDVGLTQGGFYNHFGSKEDLVRESVANGASSAAERMAARIAASRGEGYRALVNGYLSVDHRDHPETGCVAAALSAEMGRRPVETRAAFTEGFSEMVDVIAGTLPDTVRGKRRRTLSMAVFASMVGSLSLSRAVAEPALSDEILALGRQSALELIEAG
- a CDS encoding chitinase; translated protein: MKIPHHRAIRPTLALATLAALAAPSVSLALDYDPHRTYTENCVVTYKNDRFRAKWWVEAGHTPAEVDNAANPWDTPWERTGQGSPTGCPGGDPVDPGKPDPGQPGRVLLSELLADEARLTADALMAAVRASIRTLDNASVEAVAPGRSHNPVNVRRVEAIVDETRFDYLFPLRAPEYTYRGFLQAVAKFPAVCDDYKDGRDADAICRKTLATMFAHFAQETGAHESWRPIEEYRQALAYVREMGWNEGARDGYNGECKVDGWIAETWPCGTYPDGAFKSYFGRGAKQLSYNYNYGPFSEAMYGDVGSLLDAPERVADTWLNFASATFFFTYPQPPKPSMLHVIDGTWHPNEADRSAGLVPGFGITTQIINGGVECGGSAEHAQSANRITYYRAFAATLGVPVPADEVLGCKGMKQFAEGGAGALPIYWENNWTEQAGCKLVGYQTPFSGLKPGDYVACVRKAFPHLEIVDDVRK